ATGTCAATGCCTATCTTGACACTCACTGGGAGCATACTGACTGGCTCGATGTCCAGGCCCTATGAGTTCACTCAAGGACACAGTTGTCACCTATGTCGATGAGCAACTCCGGGCCATTCTGGCAGCGCCCGGGATGTGGGGCTCTGACGAGAGCGTCGAGATGCAGGTCCTGCAGTTGCTCGAGTTTCGATCCGTCACCCTTCGTCCCGAACTCGAGAAGCGGGAGCCTAGAACCGTCCTCGACGCATACCACCGTTTTTTGAAGGAGCACTTCAAGGGTGCTCCGCCCTATCCGCTCTTTGTTCTGGTCGAGAAATACAACCGCAAAGCCGAGTTCATTGGCCTCCTCAAGAGCTTCAGTGAGCAACTGATTCGCGAGATGCAACCTGACGACATATTCGCGAGTCATGATCTGGTTCTGAGACTCTTGATGCGCGACTCTGTGTTGGAACCACGGGCTTCCTCACTGAGTTCATACTATGAGGCTTTGCATAAAGTGCTCCGTGCCATCTCCAGGCGTACGGGCACTCGCGGGCGCGCCTCCCACGAGTTGGAAGAGGCCATCGATTTTGCCTTGTCTGATGTGATCATTACCCCGGCGAATGGTCATCCGGCTCAAATCGTGTTGCCGCTGGACCAGGTGCAATCATCCAAGGTCCAAGATGTACAGCGAGGGCTTCAGAATCTGGTGGCCGTCAACGAATGGGCCGCGAGTTCCCAGGAACCTGTTGAGTCATTGCTAGACAGACTTTCCGAAAAAGAGGAGCCAGAGCGGATCGCGACACTGGCCATGCGCCTGGTTCCAAGCGAAGAAGAGTCGATCCAGATCGTCGAGATGGGGGGACGGCTCGTGGGTGGTTCGAAGCCCGTGGAGATCAGACCCGCCCATGCGGAGCGTATGTTTACGGTCGTCAAACAGCGCCGCCGTGCTCGTGATTTTGATCAGGTTGGTATTATCAGGGCGGTCGACATGGATCAGCGTTCGATGCGCATCAAAACGGAAAAGCGCTCGTACAAATGCTTCTTCAGGGAGCAAGCCCTCCTCGAAACCGCCCGTGAGGCTCTTGGTGAGCACGTACGCGTATCAGGGCAGGTTTATGAGTCTTCCGGATTGCAAGGGGTTGTCGAGGTGGCGAAGCTCTCTCCTTGATTCTCAGCCGATTGAGTTGATCAGCGCTATCTCCCGTCCAGCAGGCCCATCCGGTCCTTGAGGCGCAGCACCCGGCGCACGGCGGCGTCCAGCTGCTCGGCCATCTTCGGGTCCGACTCGGCCAGCTTCGTCAGGATGCCGAAGTAGTCCAGGCCCCCCGACCAGTCCGGCGGCTCGGTGGTGAGGATGAGATCATTGCCCGCGAGGAAGGCGCGCCGCACCACCTCCTCGCGCTCGGTGCCGAGGTGCTCGGCGAGCGCGCCGATGGCCACGTCGTCGGTGACGGAGATCCACCCGCTCTCGTGAGCCATGGCGACGAGCGAGGGCTCGAGGATGGCGGGCGCCTTGCCGAGCTTCTCGTAGACGATGTTCGACATCATCACGCCACCCAGGAACCGGTCCGCGGCGAGGAACGCCGACGCCTCCTGGCGCACGCGCTCCACCTCCCAGTCGGCGATGGCCCGCACGTGGTCCGAGTCGGAGTCGAGGTCCCCATAACCCGGGAAGTGCTTGCCGATGGAGACCACCCCGGCCTTCGCCAGCCCCCGGGCGAAGGCGGTGGCCTTCTGCTTCACCACCTCGGGGTCTCCGGAGAACGCGCGCCCGTTGCGGAACATGTGGCCCTTGGGCGACACGTCGAACACGGGCGCGAGGTTCATGTTGAGCCCCACCTCCCGCATCGCCTTGCCGACGCGCACGCCCCACGCCTCGACCGCGGCGTCCTCCATCGTGGCCATGTCCCGCGCGGATGGAAGCTCCTTGAGCGCCGGGTGCCGGTTGAGGCGGTTGAAGCCGCCCCCCTCGATGTCCACCGCGAAGAAGGGAGGCACGCGGGAGCGCTCGCGGGATGAACGGATGCGCTCCTTCGCCGCCTCCAGCTTGCGCAGCGTCCCGCCCACGAACAGCACCCCGCCCACCTCCACGGGGTTCTCCTTGCCGACCTGCGGATAGGCGAGGAGCAACTGCCCCACCTTCTCGCGAGGGGACAGCGACTGGAGGACGCGCTCCACGCGGGCCTCGTCGGGCACGCGGTCATGGATGCCCGGGTGCGTTCCCCCCGGAGTGGCCGCTCCGGCGACGGTGGACACCACGAGCGTCAGGACGATGAGCGATGAGCAATACACTGCGCGCATGAGGGGCTCAGTCTTCCACGGAGGCGCTCCAGGGGCTCGGACCAATTCACTGGCGGGTGACGGCATGCCCGGCCGCGAGGCTGGCGGGCGGCCGCGCCTGTCCCCTCACCCCACGTCCCAGGCCAGCGGCAGGTGCTCGTAGCCGCGCACGAAGAAGTGGGGCCGGCGTACGGGGCGGAGCCCGTCCTGGTAGCGCAGGTTCGGCAGCCGCCGCAGCAGCACCTCCAGCGCGATGCGTCCCTCCTGCCGTGCCAGGGGGGCTCCCACGCAGAAGTGGATGCCCCGGCTGAAGGCCAGGTGCGCGTCCGAGTTGGGCCGGTGCAGATCGAAGCGCTCGGGGTGGGGGAAGACCGACGCGTCATGGTTGCCCGAGGCGTACAGCACGTGCAGGCGCGCTCCCGCCGGTAGCTTCACCCCGCTCAGCTCCACCTCCCGGGTGGTGGTCCGGAAGAGCCCCTGCACGGGCGCGTCCATCCGCAGGCTCTCCTCCACGGCCTGGGGGATGAGTCCCGGGTCCTCGCGCAGCGCTCGCAGCTGCTCCGGCCGGTCGAGCAGCAGGACGAGCGAGTTGCCGATGAGGTTCGTGGTCGTCTCGTGGCCCGCGTTCAGCAGCTGGCTGAGCATGCTGACCAGCTCCGAGTCGCTCAGCGCCGAGTCCCGCTCGTTCCGGCCCGTGACGATGAGCGAGAGCAGGTCGTCGCGAGGCTCGGCGGCGCGCTCCCGGACCCGCGCCAGCAGGTACTTCGTGAGCTGCACCATGCCCCGGGCGTACTCGAGCTGCCGCTCCAGGGGCTCGTGGGCCGAGCCGAGCAGCCCCACCATGGCATCCCCCAGCCGCTTGAGCTCGGGCATGTCCTCGCGCGGCAGACCCAGGATGTCGGCGATCACCCAGCCCGGGAAGGGCGTGGCGAATCGGGTGATGAGGTCCGCGTGGCCCTCGCGCACGAAGGACTCGACGAGCTCCTGGGCCGCCTGGCGGACGCGTGACTCCAGGGCCGCCACCTGGCGGGGCGCGAGGGCCTTGTTGACGAGGTTGCGGAACCGGGTGTGCGACGGCGGGTCGTTGTCGACGAGCGAGGGGGTGATGGGGACGCCCTCCGCCAGCACCGCCAGCACCTCCGGTGGGAACCCGCTGCCCACCGATGCGGCTCCCAACGAGGAGAAGGTCGCCGGGTCCTTCACGACGGTGCAGATGTCCTCGTAGCGGGTGACGAGCCACATCTGCAGCTCGGGGCTGAAGAACACCGGCTGCTCGGCGCGGGCGGTGGCATAGACCGGGTAGGGGTTCTCCATCTGGTGTGGAGACGTCGGATCGAACTTGGGCACGGGGGCGCTCCTGGGTCGGGGGGGTGACGGCCCCACGGAGTTTCCCATGAAGTGCTGACATTCCAGTAATCCCCGGGCCCTACCCGCTCACAGCGCGTCGCCGCGGCGCAGCTCGCGCACCACGGCCACCACGTACAGGGCGATGGACACCGTGAGCAGCGCTCGCCGAAGCCCACGAGAATCTCCAGGTCCGAGCGCGCCTCGCCCGGGGGTCCACCAGCTTCTCCACCAGGTGGTAGCGGCGCTCGGACTGGGAGAAGACGCCCTCCTTCTCCGACCACATGGCCGCCGGGAGGAAGACGTCGGCGAGCTGCGCGGTATCGGTGGGGAAGATGGAGTCGCTGACGACGAGGAAGGCCTTCTCCATGCCCTCGCGGTAGCGGTCCGCGTTGGGCAGCGAGCGCGCCGGGTTGGTGGCCATCACCAGCGCCGC
This is a stretch of genomic DNA from Archangium violaceum. It encodes these proteins:
- a CDS encoding glycoside hydrolase family 3 N-terminal domain-containing protein: MRAVYCSSLIVLTLVVSTVAGAATPGGTHPGIHDRVPDEARVERVLQSLSPREKVGQLLLAYPQVGKENPVEVGGVLFVGGTLRKLEAAKERIRSSRERSRVPPFFAVDIEGGGFNRLNRHPALKELPSARDMATMEDAAVEAWGVRVGKAMREVGLNMNLAPVFDVSPKGHMFRNGRAFSGDPEVVKQKATAFARGLAKAGVVSIGKHFPGYGDLDSDSDHVRAIADWEVERVRQEASAFLAADRFLGGVMMSNIVYEKLGKAPAILEPSLVAMAHESGWISVTDDVAIGALAEHLGTEREEVVRRAFLAGNDLILTTEPPDWSGGLDYFGILTKLAESDPKMAEQLDAAVRRVLRLKDRMGLLDGR
- a CDS encoding cytochrome P450, translating into MPKFDPTSPHQMENPYPVYATARAEQPVFFSPELQMWLVTRYEDICTVVKDPATFSSLGAASVGSGFPPEVLAVLAEGVPITPSLVDNDPPSHTRFRNLVNKALAPRQVAALESRVRQAAQELVESFVREGHADLITRFATPFPGWVIADILGLPREDMPELKRLGDAMVGLLGSAHEPLERQLEYARGMVQLTKYLLARVRERAAEPRDDLLSLIVTGRNERDSALSDSELVSMLSQLLNAGHETTTNLIGNSLVLLLDRPEQLRALREDPGLIPQAVEESLRMDAPVQGLFRTTTREVELSGVKLPAGARLHVLYASGNHDASVFPHPERFDLHRPNSDAHLAFSRGIHFCVGAPLARQEGRIALEVLLRRLPNLRYQDGLRPVRRPHFFVRGYEHLPLAWDVG